Genomic window (Methanobrevibacter ruminantium):
GTCGGTTACTCTGGTAGCTTGACAGATATCTGCCATATATCCGAATGGTACACCACCAAGTTCGTTACCTGCTCTTGCTCTTCTGATTGGTAAGTAAGTACCCATACCAATAACTTCTGCGTGTTTGGATGCATAAGCGAAGTCACCAGTAGCACCTTCACCTGCACATTGTCCGTATGCGGAAATCATGGACATACCAATTTGCATAGCAGACCATCTGGAAGTGGTACCCCCATCACAAACTCTACCTACAACAGATGGGATTCTTACAGCTTGCCAAATAGCTCCACCTACTTCAGCTTTTAAAACTTCAGCTTGTTCTTCTGGGAACTCTTTGTTAATGTCAATTACGAATGCTGAGTCGATTTCATCTGCTAAGTCGTCATCACCAGTAAAGATTTTTACATAGGAATCTTCTACTAATAATGGGTTGGTTTCTACCATGTGTTCTTGTACTACAGCTGCACCAGGCATAGCGTGGTTTACAACTTCTAAGTAGTTGGTAATGGTTTCAGGAGTTACTTCCATACCTAACCTTTTTTCGAGTACGTTGTGAGCAGTGTTTAATCCTACAATTACAGTTTTTCTGATATCGTCCCAAGCTTGTTGGATAGCAGTGTTGTTGATGAAGTGTAAATCGTCACCTTCAACAAAAGTGTCAGTACCAGATAATTGGTAGGACATTAAAGCTCTTTGTCCAAGAGGAGTACCGATGTCTGGGTTGTACATTGGAATTCCTCTTTTTTCTGCGATTTCTTTTCCTCTGTTTACAAATTCAGTTTTTCTTTCAGATTGAGTCCAACCGCCCATATTATAGAAGGTAGTAGTTTTTTCTTCTGGAGCTTCTTTGAACTTTTTAGTCATTGCATCTAAGAATTTTTTATCAGCCATTTTAATAAACCTCCCTATAATTCTGGGTTGTAACCAAAGTTAGATCTAGTGACATGTATTTGATTTAATACAGTTACTGCATCTTTGTCTTCTCTGTAAGCTTCACCATCACATCTGTAGATTGTGGTTTTAGCTCTGAGAGTTTCTTCATCTAATGGTTCACCTAATACAACAGGTTCGTCTAATTCGTGACCAATTTGGTCTTTTACCATTTCTACTTTACCGGTTTCTTTGTTGAATACTTGTCTTCTGAGCATGTCAAACATCATACCGTTTTCGTCAAGTCTTAAAGAGTGACCGTGTACACCTGCACCTCTGATTCCAGAACGTGCGGTATCAAAGTATTCATTTTCTAAGATTTCTTTTGAAATTCTTTCTAAGTCTCTTTCACGAGCTTCGATAATTTGTCTACCGGATAATGTACCGGTATCGATTCCTCTGTATCTGTCTACATAAGATCTTGCTCTTAAGTATGGTTGTGCTGGAGCAAAGTACATTGAGTCTACAAATTGGATGTATCTTACTCTGTCCCCTGCTTTTGCACCATCAATAGGTTCTACAATTTCTCTAATAATGTCATCAGGTTCATCGAGTTCGTCGAGAGGTGGGTGAACAGATTTGTATTCTTCACCTGGAGCTCTGTGACCTAATACTTTAACTACATCTTCATCAGATATTTCTCTTAAAACTTCTAACTCAACATCTGGGTTAGTGAATTTTCTTCTGTTTTCAGCTACCTGAGAAGTTCCTGGATAATATTGTGCCATAATTATGCATCTCCTAATGTTAATCTAACTTTTCTAATAATCTCATCTAATTTTTCTTGAGACACTGTTTGTCCCCTGATAACCCCTGATACTATGTTCATGATTTTACCTTCTGTTTTTACCTCTTCAGGCATGACCTTTGCGGTTTTAACACCGATTTTTGCAAAATCTTCAAAGTCTACAGGATATTCACAAATAATAACACAAGGTTTGTTAACGTTACGCAAGATTAATCTTGCCTTGTATGTAATATGATTTCTTACTCCACCTAAGTGAACCACAATAACCTTAAACTTTTGCATTTGTTCAACTTCCTTATCAGTTAAACCAAAAGCATTACCTGCACCACCTGCAGGAGCATCATGTGGAACACCACTACCTGCATCCAATATCATAGTACTAGTTAATAGGTTAGCTTCACGTAAACCAAAGGTAATTTCACAGACAGGTTTGGTAATGTGTCTACGACCGGGAGACATAGCAACTGCCAAAACATCACTTCCACATTCTGCAAAAGTTCCCCTTTGAGCAATTCCTCCTCCTTCACCAAGACCTCTTGTTTCCCTACAGTCTACTATATGTGTGCATCTTCCAATCATACTATCATAAACCATTAATCAAAAATTTAATAGATATCTTATTCCATTGTATCTTTTTTTAGAATAGATACATGATCCTTAAATTTAGAACGGGTATCTGCAATACCAATTAATTCTTCAGGAATTTCTGTATCCCTACCATATTTCAATTCATCAGAAACGGTTCTTTGCTTTCTGATATATTGGGATTTGCTGGTATTAATATCAAAACCAGTAGTGATATGTTCATCACATATTCCTCTAATTTCATCAATACCTGACTCATCATATAGCTCTACAAAAATTCTACCAGTTTTAACTTTCAATTCAATTTCCTCACCATTAACCACAATTATTCTGCGATCACCATAAATACGGTCAATCTCATCTTGTGGAGGAAGTCTTGGACCTTGAATAACAGTTCTTTTAACTGATTCCAAAGCTTCTAAATCATTCAATAACTTTTCAGTTGTGTCTGTCCCTAAAATTCTATGTGGAAATATTTCAATATCCATTATTTAACCTCAGTATCTAAATCATAATGATTTAAATAATTATTTATGTGAATTTTAAATTAGATTTTAATTAACAAGAATTAATTCGATAATTAGATGTCACCTTTAATCTCAGCAGCTGCTAAAGCAACATATTTGAGTGGTTCTCTGAATTCGTCAATCTCACTGTATACCTCTTTAATTAATCCAGAAGTTGCTTCTGGAGAGAAGAGTTGGGTACCAGCATCTAATGCCATACCTGCAGCTACACAAGGAATAGTAAATCCTTTACTGTGTCTGGTTACTACGTGGTTACCGTTGAATAAACCAGGACCTCCTCCACCATAGATAGAGTGAGAGAAGAAAGAGAATCCTACAGCTACCCCTTCAGCTCTACCGAAGTCAATACCAGGTAAACCGGTAGCGAATTCGACATTGTCGTTGAAGTATAAAATAGAAGATGGAATACCTTGAGCAGCTCTTGCTGCACCAACGTTTACCATTACAGCAGCAGTACATCCTGCAGCAGCATATGCATTCCATTTAGCTGCGTCATTGGTTGCGTACATGTTGTATCCGGTTAATTCTTTTTCAACAGCAATTACACCATCAGCTTCAGCTTTAGCGATAGTGTCTTGTACGATAGAACCAACAGTTCCTTCTTTAGCGTTGTCTTGTACGAAACCTAATACCATGTTGTCTGCGTTTAATCCTTGGTAAGCTAAACCTAATAAGTGCATTCTTTCGAAAGCACCAATTGCGTCACCCATTTCAAACATTGCAGTTTGTTCGAAAATACTTGCAAGTGCAGTTGCTTGTAAGGTATTTTTTAAGGTAGCAGCTACGAAGTCGTTTGCTTTAATGTTTCTTAAGGAGTAACCTGGACCTTCTAATTTTTGTGGTACGTCTAACATGGTTTTTAAGTTAGCACCCATGTATTCTACAGATTGTGGGTATCTTCCTAAGATAGCAGCTTTTACCATGTTTGCGTCGTACATGTTTACGTCAAACTCTTTGATAATAGCTTGAGTTAATGCAGTTGCGGTAGCTAAGGTTGCTACGGAGTATTCTGCGGAAGAGTCTAATCTGATAGTTGGAATTTGGACTAAAATCCTTTTTCCACCAGAGAGTACTTCACATTTAGTATCATCGTCTTCAGTTACTTGAAGCATGTCTTTTACAGCAGCAGCAATGGAGTCAGCTTGAGCTACGATGTCAAGATCCATTTCTCTACCTAAGATTTTAGATTTTGCTCCACCGACGGAAGCAGTTTTTAAAGATTTTTCGATTCCTTCTAAGTTTACAGCTACAGTTCTTTTAACACCACTAATAATGTTCTTAATAGCAGGGTTACGTAACGGACTTAGAGCTTCGATTGGTACATCAGATTCTACTAATGAACCTCTGTCGTCGTATAAATCGACTTTATCATCAAACTTTGCCAATTTTTTCCCTCCTAAATAAATAGAGTTAATATACCACTCAACAAAAACCATTTCAGTTTTTTGTGAGTAAGCCATAAAGCAAAATTTTTGCAATAGCCAGCTATTTGGTATACAAATATTAGTTTATTTAAAATATAATATAAACATTCGTTTAAGAATTAAATAGAAAACTTTATAAGTAATAATATTTTTTAATTTTTTTATTATATAAAAGTCAAAAAGTAATACTTTTTTAAATTAATTAAAATAGTATAAATGTTAAAAAACGTATCATTTCAGATTATAATTAAAAAATAAGTATTTTAAAGATAGAAATTTTTAAATAAATACAAACAATTTATTTAAGACTAAAATAAAGAAAAAAATGAAAAATCGTGAAAAATTCAAATATTACTTAAATTCGGCAAAAGTAATACTATTAGTAATACTAAAAACAGACTATTTTTTTAAAAAAAAATTTTAATTGATAAAAAATGAAAAAATATGAAAATGGAAATTTATAAAATGAAAGTTTAAAATGAAAAATTAGAAAATTAGAAAATTAGAAATTTAGAAAGCCCTCTTCATTCCAAAGAAATTGATTGCTTGAATAAGATCAATGAATGAACCTAACTCATGTTCAATTACTTCCTCTTCAGACATGCCACTGCTTAACTCACCATCAACACTTAAAGTGTCCGGACCATAACCTACAAGACGGCTTTTGCCATCTTGACTTAGAATCCTTTCTGCATCCAATTGGTGTATAAAAGCTCTTCCAGGAAGAATGACTGCATCCTTAATGTCATCTAAATCCAATACTTCAAGGTCTTGTCTTGTCATCAAACATGCGATGTCCTTCTTGGTTGCAACAACATTCACATTATCTGGAGCAATTTTATTAAAGATTTTCATTAAGAACGGCGCTGCAATTTTAGAGGTTAAAAGTGTAGCTTCACCAGTGACTTGAGGCAAGATTCCTAAAAATTCCTCATACTCATCTTTTGCTAATATGAATGGCGCTCCGATTGTTGGATCTGATAAAGGAGTTCCAGTGACTCTAAGATTATATTCACTATTGATTTGTTTTACAAGCTCTTCAAATTGAAGCGGTTCATGAGGAACAATACCTTCAACAACGGGCCCATTACCTAAAATCAAACCTTGATCATAACTATTTGCAAAACGCATCATCATCAATGCCTTTGCTCCCCACTCTTCCAACTTTTCACAGGTGTTTTGAAGGACTGCACCATCATTCACACCAGGAATGATTACTGCTGCTGCATGCAAGTCTGCACCTTCAGCAAAAAGTTGAGCAGCTTTAAGTGATTCTTCAGGACTTGGATCTAACATCCATTTCTTCCTGAGTTTTGGGTCTGCTGCAAAAATAGTGTATGTTACCTCATCAACTCCCTGATTCAGGAATTGTGTAGCAATATCACCATCATCAATTCCCTTTCCACTTGTATAACCTAAGTGAATTGGCAATTGCATTTGGGACAAGTTAAATATAAGTTCTTCAAGATAAGGATAACAGCTGACATCTCCACCACCGCTTATATTAACCTTTAAGTTAGCATCCCTTACAGGATTCATCATCAATGCCATCTGTACTTCACTGATAACTGAAAATGGCTGTTGAAATGGTTTCCCTGCCTCTTGAACTCCTTCCAAACATCTTGGACAGCCCACTTTATTAGGTGGACAATGTTGACATCCGAGAGCTTCTGTTAATGGTTTCACTTTTCTAAAGTAGCAAAACTTACAAAAGCCTCTGCAATCCTTCCCTGGAGTTCCACCAAGATCTGCTATAACTTGCATTTTTACACTTCTCACAATCAATCCTACATTTCGGCATGAAATAAAAATAAATATTAATTTAATTATTTAGAAATTTTGATTAGAAATTTTGATAATAATATTATAAAAATAAGATAATGAAAGATTTTTGAAATCAAATAATAAAAAAAAAATAATAAACAAAGTTTTATTTATTATAATATAATTTGTTTTATATTTTTATTTTACATTTTTATTTTACATTTTTATTTTACATTTTTGTTTTATAACATTATTTGTTTTTTATATTTTTAACTGTTCATTCCACTAAAGAACTTTCAGTTAAAAGCTCTACAAGGATGTAATCATAGAAATGAGACTTTTTGATTTCTGCAATGTCCTTTAATTTCTGGTCTCCAATAATTACATTTTCAATTTCCTCATGATACTTATCATAATCCAATTTCACTCTAAGACCGCTTAATTGGCTTGTTACCGGAGTTGGGGAAATAACTTCCTTAATAGCCGGAACTTGAGTTTCAATCTCACTCTTGACTAAAATTGAAGGGGCTATTGGAGGATCTTGAGCAAGCTCTTTTTTACGTTTTTCCAAAAGGTCTTCAACAGTTTCAACCAATTTCTTCAAAGCCCTTATGTTTTCCCCTCTTTTTAATCTACGTGGAATTCTACCTAATCCTGGAACATAAGCATCTACACCAGGCAATTCTTCCAAATCAATTTCAGGTGCGCCGGTGACAATCACTGGAATATCAATGTCATTGTAAAGGTAAGCCTTATCGATAATGCATTGCTTAAAGCTTCCTAATGCGAAAATAGCTATGTCATGCTCCTCAATCAATGCCTTTTCAGTTTCACTGATTCCTGCAGTTCCTTTACCATGACCACGAGCCAAACCGACCATATTGTCTTTAGCACCATAACGTCTAAGGTATTCGGAAATGTCACATGCAGCATGAGGAAGGTGATGTCTTGCAAGGGTTGGGGAAACAATAGCTATTTCAGAACCAGCCATAGGTGCAACAGAGAGTTCACCTAAAAGCTCTTTAGCCTTTTCCTTAATAATATCCACATCATCAATAGGAACTGCCATATTCAATACAAGTTCCATTTGCAATATATTGGATTGGAGAACAAAACCTCCTAAATCCTCAATTAATTCTTTTAATTCTTCGCTTTTGTGAATTCCACCAGTGAATGTTAAGGTTTCATACATTTTTCATCACCTTATAAAAATCATAAATTATTATAAAATCAACTTATATCAATAAAAAAAATCTTATTTAAATATATTTTTTAAGTCTATTATATAATTTATTATTTTTACTTTTGAAATGAATGAAAAATAATATTGAAAAAATAATATTGAATAAAAATATTGAACAGTAAGTGGAAAACAAAATTAGTTGTTAATAGATATGAAAACTTCTGAAAATAAAATATATTATTTTTTATATCATTAGAAATATATTAAAAATTAATTATGATGATTTTTTATTAATCAAATTTATAAAAAAGGTGTTATCATGTATACAGAAAATAATATCCTAGTTGGAGCTAATGAAAATACAGAAGTTTATTTGTTATCAAAATTAGCCAATCGTCATGGATTAATAGCT
Coding sequences:
- the mcrA gene encoding coenzyme-B sulfoethylthiotransferase subunit alpha, which produces MADKKFLDAMTKKFKEAPEEKTTTFYNMGGWTQSERKTEFVNRGKEIAEKRGIPMYNPDIGTPLGQRALMSYQLSGTDTFVEGDDLHFINNTAIQQAWDDIRKTVIVGLNTAHNVLEKRLGMEVTPETITNYLEVVNHAMPGAAVVQEHMVETNPLLVEDSYVKIFTGDDDLADEIDSAFVIDINKEFPEEQAEVLKAEVGGAIWQAVRIPSVVGRVCDGGTTSRWSAMQIGMSMISAYGQCAGEGATGDFAYASKHAEVIGMGTYLPIRRARAGNELGGVPFGYMADICQATRVTDDPVESSLEVVALGAALYDQIWLGSYMSGGVGFTQYATAAYTDNVLDDFAYYGKDYVEDKYGDLCSAPNNMDTVLDVGSEVAFYSLEQYEEYPALLETHFGGSQRAAVISAASGISTAFATGNAQTGLSAWYLAQYLHKEQHSRLGFYGYDLQDQCGAANVFAIRNDEGLPLELRGPNYPNYAMNVGHQGEYAGIAQAPHSARGDAFAMNPLIKIAFADKNLPFDFSKVRAEFAKGALREFEPAGERSIIIPAK
- the mcrG gene encoding coenzyme-B sulfoethylthiotransferase subunit gamma encodes the protein MAQYYPGTSQVAENRRKFTNPDVELEVLREISDEDVVKVLGHRAPGEEYKSVHPPLDELDEPDDIIREIVEPIDGAKAGDRVRYIQFVDSMYFAPAQPYLRARSYVDRYRGIDTGTLSGRQIIEARERDLERISKEILENEYFDTARSGIRGAGVHGHSLRLDENGMMFDMLRRQVFNKETGKVEMVKDQIGHELDEPVVLGEPLDEETLRAKTTIYRCDGEAYREDKDAVTVLNQIHVTRSNFGYNPEL
- the mcrC gene encoding methyl-coenzyme M reductase I operon protein C → MIGRCTHIVDCRETRGLGEGGGIAQRGTFAECGSDVLAVAMSPGRRHITKPVCEITFGLREANLLTSTMILDAGSGVPHDAPAGGAGNAFGLTDKEVEQMQKFKVIVVHLGGVRNHITYKARLILRNVNKPCVIICEYPVDFEDFAKIGVKTAKVMPEEVKTEGKIMNIVSGVIRGQTVSQEKLDEIIRKVRLTLGDA
- the mcrD gene encoding methyl-coenzyme M reductase operon protein D; the protein is MDIEIFPHRILGTDTTEKLLNDLEALESVKRTVIQGPRLPPQDEIDRIYGDRRIIVVNGEEIELKVKTGRIFVELYDESGIDEIRGICDEHITTGFDINTSKSQYIRKQRTVSDELKYGRDTEIPEELIGIADTRSKFKDHVSILKKDTME
- the mcrB gene encoding coenzyme-B sulfoethylthiotransferase subunit beta gives rise to the protein MAKFDDKVDLYDDRGSLVESDVPIEALSPLRNPAIKNIISGVKRTVAVNLEGIEKSLKTASVGGAKSKILGREMDLDIVAQADSIAAAVKDMLQVTEDDDTKCEVLSGGKRILVQIPTIRLDSSAEYSVATLATATALTQAIIKEFDVNMYDANMVKAAILGRYPQSVEYMGANLKTMLDVPQKLEGPGYSLRNIKANDFVAATLKNTLQATALASIFEQTAMFEMGDAIGAFERMHLLGLAYQGLNADNMVLGFVQDNAKEGTVGSIVQDTIAKAEADGVIAVEKELTGYNMYATNDAAKWNAYAAAGCTAAVMVNVGAARAAQGIPSSILYFNDNVEFATGLPGIDFGRAEGVAVGFSFFSHSIYGGGGPGLFNGNHVVTRHSKGFTIPCVAAGMALDAGTQLFSPEATSGLIKEVYSEIDEFREPLKYVALAAAEIKGDI
- the mmp10 gene encoding methyl coenzyme M reductase-arginine methyltransferase Mmp10 (Mmp10 (methanogenesis marker protein 10) is a cobalamin-requiring radical SAM methyltransferase that creates the methylarginine modification to methyl coenzyme M reductase.); translated protein: MQVIADLGGTPGKDCRGFCKFCYFRKVKPLTEALGCQHCPPNKVGCPRCLEGVQEAGKPFQQPFSVISEVQMALMMNPVRDANLKVNISGGGDVSCYPYLEELIFNLSQMQLPIHLGYTSGKGIDDGDIATQFLNQGVDEVTYTIFAADPKLRKKWMLDPSPEESLKAAQLFAEGADLHAAAVIIPGVNDGAVLQNTCEKLEEWGAKALMMMRFANSYDQGLILGNGPVVEGIVPHEPLQFEELVKQINSEYNLRVTGTPLSDPTIGAPFILAKDEYEEFLGILPQVTGEATLLTSKIAAPFLMKIFNKIAPDNVNVVATKKDIACLMTRQDLEVLDLDDIKDAVILPGRAFIHQLDAERILSQDGKSRLVGYGPDTLSVDGELSSGMSEEEVIEHELGSFIDLIQAINFFGMKRAF
- a CDS encoding methanogenesis marker 7 protein, which encodes MYETLTFTGGIHKSEELKELIEDLGGFVLQSNILQMELVLNMAVPIDDVDIIKEKAKELLGELSVAPMAGSEIAIVSPTLARHHLPHAACDISEYLRRYGAKDNMVGLARGHGKGTAGISETEKALIEEHDIAIFALGSFKQCIIDKAYLYNDIDIPVIVTGAPEIDLEELPGVDAYVPGLGRIPRRLKRGENIRALKKLVETVEDLLEKRKKELAQDPPIAPSILVKSEIETQVPAIKEVISPTPVTSQLSGLRVKLDYDKYHEEIENVIIGDQKLKDIAEIKKSHFYDYILVELLTESSLVE